From the genome of Mucispirillum schaedleri ASF457:
AATTATTGGCATGTTTAAAGACCCTGTTGAAGAAGGTGCTCGATATTATGTTTCTCATGATGGTCAAAAAGCTGTTATTGCAGTATCTCCATATGAATTTTCCTTTTCTATAACACTTACTCAAAGTGGGCAGGATGTTTCTGTATCAATCAGCAGAGGTTACTGATTTGAGTATATTGATATAAACTATTGATTTATTGACTTTTCCAAGCCTGTATATGCTTAACAGGCTTGGGAAGAAAAAATAAATTATCTATTAATATGTTTATATAAATGCAGGTAATAGAGCGAATTAAAATAAACGATATATTAGATTGCAGTGGAGCCAAACTCATTTTATTATTTTATGGTTACAGTGAAACAGACAATAAGAATTATTTTATTAATCATGGAATAGAATCTAACTATACAATAAATTTTGCATTAATGAGAAATGACAATGTAAGGTTTATATATTATGATGAAGAAGATAATAAATTTACTTTATTATCTGGGGAACTTAAAGAAACTGGAAATAATGGAGATAACAATATCTATTTTTTTGAGAGTTCTGATTTTTCGGCACAATTTAGTTTAGTTTCCAGTTATCTAAAATTTTATATTGATAAGTTTCAATTTCTTTTTTTATCTTATAATGATGTACATTCAGATGATAGTACAAAAGGAGCGGGAAATATAACATGTATTTCTGAAGAATGTGCCAATCAGCAGGTGCATACTAAACAATGTGAAGGAGAGATTAAGGTATCATTAACATTAACAGGTAAAAAAGCAATAATATCTCAGCTTCAAGATTTGCCAGTATATATGTATATAGATTATTCTAAAGAAATAATAGACAGCACCATAACATTATCAGATGATGTAACAGCAAAAGCAGAGTTTGGCTTTAAAGCAGAAAGTAAAAGTAATCTTAGTTTAAGATTTAGTTTTTATAAGAGTTTATATAATACGACAAAGACAGGAAATGAAATAGAAACTCTTTCCCACTCATTGCATATAGATAAAGGTTATTCTGGTTCATATGAATTCAATGATAAATTTAATGCAAAGTATTTTCCAGATATAATAGAAATAACAGGAATAAAGCTGCTGTCATATAATGATAAAAGTCTGGAAATATTATTATTAAGTAATGTAAAAAATACAGATAAAAAATCTACCAAAATATTAAAATATATCAAATGGAAGTTTTTTGTTACAGACAATGTAGTAGATGATAGGGCAGTAGAAAAGACTGCAGGATTATCTAATAAGTCTATTACTATATATGACTTAGATGATAAAATATATAATAATAGTATCGTATCAGGTAATAAATTAAAATTATACTATACAGATAAATTTCTTGAATTGTATAATACTGTAATCCAAAATCAAAACAGCAGTAAATCTCTAGTATTGTATCCGTATATTGCATACAGTGAACTTAATATTAACAAACAAAATGAAGAATATTTAAAACATGCACTCGTTATAAGAAACAGTGGAGTTAATAAATTTACAGGAGTATTGTCAGTTACAATTTCAGAAGTAAAGTCTGATGAGCATGGCATATATATAGAGTTGGAAGCACATCATAATAGTAAGCTTGTTACTCCGCAAATCAATGATGTTAAATGGGGATATTTAATATTAGATAAAGCAGGTATTTTGTTTGAAAAAGACAAGATAGTTCCAATGAAAGAAATTAGTAAAAAAATAAAAGTATATTATACTGAAGCATGGTATGATAAATATATCTATTTTTTCCCATATTATAAAAGTATAGATACAAATATTTATGCCTTATGGCATATAGAGCAGCCAGTAAGTTTAAAATTTAATGGAGAGAGATTGGAAATATTGTCTAATCAAGTAAAAGAAGGCAGTTTTCAACATTATATAAAAGAAAATTATCAATCATGCATATTACCAGCAAAAGAGCCAGAGCAGGAAAAAGTTATAGATATTTTTCCAAAAACTGATAAAATGGCAGAAGGAGAGTATTATATATTATTAGATGAAATAGAAAATAGTATAATCCCCGTTTACAAACCTATTCCTGTATGTTATGATACCCATGATGGTTTTACATTTTCAAAAACTGAAAATACAATATCTAAATATCAGCTTCTTGGAGGCGGTAAATCTATATATTTATTTAATGAATATCAGGAGTTTGTATTAAAACTGAAAGAAATTATAAAAAATAAATATAATAATAAACTTTATACTTATCAAGGTAAAACACCGATAAAATTGGAAGTGAAATATAGTAATATATTAATATTAAATATATTGCGTATATGTGAATTTAGACCAGAAAATTTACATGGCGAGCATTGGACAACAATAAGTAGATTTGAACTTCGTCAAGGTAATAAAATAGTAAAAAATATTGCCGGTAAAGAAATAAAGGGATATATGATAGAACCAGCATCTTTTAATAAAAATTCAGATGTTCAGGCAGAATATCAACAAATTACCTCATCAACTGATACTTGTGTCCCACCAGGTCAATATAAAATTTTTTGGAGAACTAGTAAAAAATTTTATTTTCATGTCTCTGAACATGCACAGTTGAAAGAATTAGTTAATAGTTTAGGTATTAAATATATAGATAATAAAGTTAACATTGTTCCAGAGATATATAACGAAGAGTATGGTATTTCTGCAAATACAAAAATTCATGGAAATAAAGGACAGAATCGTAGTGCAATCTTAATTCATTCTGGTAATAGAGGTTCAGAGTCAACAGGTTGTTTACTACCTAATCAAGAATTATATTCAGATATAGAGTATGAAGATGATATGATAGCCCGTTCATCGCATCCAATGCTTAAAAGTTTGTTTTATGCTATTATTCAACATGACACATATGCATTTAAACAATATGACCAAAAAAAATTTGTCAATGATTTTTTTGTTAATATATCAAATAATGGTAGTAATTCTATTCCAGTTTATACAACAACAAAATCTTTTAATGATTTTTTAATAAATGAACTTGTAAAGGAGTAAGGATAATGTGTAAATTTTTAATTTTTTTTATTTTAATTTTAAACCCATTTTTTATGTATGCACAAGAGTGTGAAGATGAGGGGGACAGTTTAGAGAAGAGTTTAGTAGTAAGATCTGATTTTGCTAAAAGAAATGGTTATACAGAAATATCAAGGCAAGATGTATCTGATACTTTTAAAAAGTTTTTTCCACATGATAGGTATTTTTACACAGATAAGGGATATTATTATAAAAAATCAATAAATAAACTTAGGGCAGAATTAGTAATCAGTGCCCTTTATTGTGGAGTGAATAATACAATTCTTATAAATTGTTCTGATAAGGATTATTCTGTATTACTTGCTCTTAAAGGTGATAATGTGTTTAGAGGATATTATGCTATGAATTATGGCTTATTTTTAGAACCTAATAGTTATAATATGCTTGAAAAGTCAATACCAAATCTTACTCAACGATTAAACAAAGAAACAGTACTTGTTATTCCAGTAGAAATTGACATTTATGATGTGTATGTAAATATGTTAACCGGTGGTGTTTTTTCATTAAAAAATCTTCGTATTTTAGATAAAAAAGAAATTGATGATTATTCTTTTAGACAGTCAAAGGTAGAATATGATATTGTTAAAATTTTATCTTCATCATTTAATTTACCGGGATATTTACCTATATATACAAGATCAAAAGATTTCTATGTTAATATGAGAAAAGAGCCAAATTCTAATTCAGAAGTTGTAGCTCAAATACTTACATTTTTTCCACTGGAAGATAAGTATATTAGAGATATAGACTTTGTGGATGAAAAAAATCGTACTGAAACAAGTTGTAATTATCCACATCAAGGTAAAGATAAACAAGTAGCATCAAGGGAATACCGTAATTATTTTGATTATGGAGTTGATAGATATGGTACTTTGTTTCCGTATCATACTTACACTAAGGATTGGTATAAAAAAATATCCGATTTTGCAGAAAAGAATAAACAAATCAAGTATATTGATCTTATACCAAGAGTAGAAGATATGATGTTTCTGAAATATGATACGGAGAGAATATACCTTTTTACAGAAGGACTTCCTGTTAATGGGTGGTATAAAGTATTTTATATAAAAAACGATAACGATTTTTTAATAAATGATAATAGAGTTTATGGCTATATTCATAAAAGCCAACTTTCATGGGGATATTGAAAAATTTAGTTTATTTCATTATAAATCCTGTATATGCTTAATATATGTGTCAATACCATAGAAATTTTGTATATTAATAAAAATTAACTTTATTCCAAGCCTGTAACTATCTATCAGGCTTGGGAGAAAAAATAAATTAGCTACTAATATGTTTATATAAAAGCAAGCAATAATAAAGGATATGTTAAATAATAATAAAGAAAATAATTGCAACAGATATATGGACTTATACAGTAAACAGAATGTAACTATAACATCAGATGAGCATACAAGTTTAGTATCAGATTCAATGAATATGGAGATAAATACATCATGCGATATTGCTGCACAGGAATTTAATATTAATACCCATTCGTCATTTATAATAAATATAGGCGATGATGCCAGTATCACATCAGACGGCAGTAGTATGACATTTAAAATCAGCGAAGTAGAACTATTGCTGGACAGCGAAGGCCTTACATTAAATAAGGGTAAGTTTAATATTAAAAAATAGGTGTGATATGAGCAGCCAAGAAAATAATCATCAGAATGATAATCAGTTATTAATAGATTTTATA
Proteins encoded in this window:
- a CDS encoding DUF5675 family protein; translation: MQVIERIKINDILDCSGAKLILLFYGYSETDNKNYFINHGIESNYTINFALMRNDNVRFIYYDEEDNKFTLLSGELKETGNNGDNNIYFFESSDFSAQFSLVSSYLKFYIDKFQFLFLSYNDVHSDDSTKGAGNITCISEECANQQVHTKQCEGEIKVSLTLTGKKAIISQLQDLPVYMYIDYSKEIIDSTITLSDDVTAKAEFGFKAESKSNLSLRFSFYKSLYNTTKTGNEIETLSHSLHIDKGYSGSYEFNDKFNAKYFPDIIEITGIKLLSYNDKSLEILLLSNVKNTDKKSTKILKYIKWKFFVTDNVVDDRAVEKTAGLSNKSITIYDLDDKIYNNSIVSGNKLKLYYTDKFLELYNTVIQNQNSSKSLVLYPYIAYSELNINKQNEEYLKHALVIRNSGVNKFTGVLSVTISEVKSDEHGIYIELEAHHNSKLVTPQINDVKWGYLILDKAGILFEKDKIVPMKEISKKIKVYYTEAWYDKYIYFFPYYKSIDTNIYALWHIEQPVSLKFNGERLEILSNQVKEGSFQHYIKENYQSCILPAKEPEQEKVIDIFPKTDKMAEGEYYILLDEIENSIIPVYKPIPVCYDTHDGFTFSKTENTISKYQLLGGGKSIYLFNEYQEFVLKLKEIIKNKYNNKLYTYQGKTPIKLEVKYSNILILNILRICEFRPENLHGEHWTTISRFELRQGNKIVKNIAGKEIKGYMIEPASFNKNSDVQAEYQQITSSTDTCVPPGQYKIFWRTSKKFYFHVSEHAQLKELVNSLGIKYIDNKVNIVPEIYNEEYGISANTKIHGNKGQNRSAILIHSGNRGSESTGCLLPNQELYSDIEYEDDMIARSSHPMLKSLFYAIIQHDTYAFKQYDQKKFVNDFFVNISNNGSNSIPVYTTTKSFNDFLINELVKE